TTTTTCATTCTTAAACTTCTGCCTGAAACAACATCGCACATGTCCACATACGATAGAGCAATGAGAGGTTAAAAGGAATCTTTCAGTTTAAAAAATTATTGGAGGTGTCATTCAATGGAAAGATATACTGCATTGGATATTAAAGAAGCTGTTCAAGAGATTGAAGATTTAGGATTAGGTGAATTCTTATTCCAAGATCCTCGCGGCCAACGCTCAAGCCGCCGTCGTTCTTCTCGTCGTTCTTCTCGCGGTACAAACCGTCGCTCTTCTCGCCGTTCAAGCCGCCGTTCTTCTCGCCGCTCGAGCCGTCGATCCAACCGCTCAAGCCGCCGTTCTTCTCGTCGCTCGAGCCGTCGATCAAGCCGCTCAAGCCGCCGCTCTTCTCGGCGCTCAAGCCGCCGCTCTTCTCGCCGCTCGAGCCGTCGATCCAGCCGCTCAAGCCGCCGTTCTTCTCGCCGTTCTCAAGGTCCAGGTCCAGGTCCTTTAGGCCGTTAAAGATCAAGCATTTGGACCAGTAAAAAAGCACTCAATTGAGTGCTTTTTTAGTCTGACATTCTGAGAACCTATTTCTTTATGATTTTTTCTTCTTGGTACAAAATCCTCCCTTATCCCAAAAATCTTTTTCTGAACAGCCTATACAGGTAAATCCTGCTGAAATACAACGATCTAACCCCAATGACTCACATGCATTAAATGCAGTAGGGCCTTTGCATCCCAGTTTAAATAGGCAATATCCTTTTAATGCCTTTTCATCATCGTATGATTCCGCGAAAAGTTTTTGGTCAAAATAATTTTTCCTATGGCAGGTAAGATGAACAGTCGTCTGATAGAACAATTTGGGGCGGAGCTTTTTATCGAGCACTGGCAGCACTCCATGAAAATGGATATGCAGCAAGGTCCCAATCATTACTTCCGGTATGGGAGGACAGCCAGGTACGAGAGCAACTGGTATATTTTCTGGAATAATGGATCTGATATCAACGGAATTCGTTGGATTTAAACCAGCTGCAGTGATGCCTCCCCAGGCTGAACAACTGCCGAAAGCAATAACGGCCTTGGCATGTTTTGCTGCAGCAATGATTTCCTCTCTTACAGATTTTCCTGCAATCATAAGGAATTCATCACTTCCCGGTATCCCGCCTTCAACAGCCAGTACATATTCTCCTTTATATTTTTCAAAAATAGCCTCTTTATGTTCTTCCGCCTGAAGGCCGCTCGCAGCTGAAAGAAGTTCACTGTATTCCAAGGAAATAAAATTAAGCATGGTATCCAGTGCAGTCGGTTCAAAAGAACGAGTAAAGGCCTCCTTGCAGCCAGTACAGTCCAAAGCACTGATCCAAATAACAGGAAGGCGGTTATCCGTATTTAGCAGCATTTCTTCCGTAACGTTAACAGCCTCTAACCAATTGTAAGTTGACATATACCATTACTCCTTTTAGGTGGAATGCATTGTAAAATGTTTAAAACCATTTATTATTCGAATTCACCTGAAGTATATTTCCTTAGGTTTTGCCTGTCT
Above is a genomic segment from Neobacillus endophyticus containing:
- a CDS encoding CotG/ExsB N-terminal domain-containing protein, giving the protein MERYTALDIKEAVQEIEDLGLGEFLFQDPRGQRSSRRRSSRRSSRGTNRRSSRRSSRRSSRRSSRRSNRSSRRSSRRSSRRSSRSSRRSSRRSSRRSSRRSSRRSSRSSRRSSRRSQGPGPGPLGR
- a CDS encoding hydrogenase small subunit, which translates into the protein MSTYNWLEAVNVTEEMLLNTDNRLPVIWISALDCTGCKEAFTRSFEPTALDTMLNFISLEYSELLSAASGLQAEEHKEAIFEKYKGEYVLAVEGGIPGSDEFLMIAGKSVREEIIAAAKHAKAVIAFGSCSAWGGITAAGLNPTNSVDIRSIIPENIPVALVPGCPPIPEVMIGTLLHIHFHGVLPVLDKKLRPKLFYQTTVHLTCHRKNYFDQKLFAESYDDEKALKGYCLFKLGCKGPTAFNACESLGLDRCISAGFTCIGCSEKDFWDKGGFCTKKKKS